In uncultured Cohaesibacter sp., a genomic segment contains:
- a CDS encoding 5-carboxymethyl-2-hydroxymuconate Delta-isomerase, translating into MPHMVISYAKPLEAEMEIKPLVETVWNVAEKSGLFTPAAIKSRALPVEHFVTGGSDKLFVHVEAKMFAGRTTEQKKALTKSLFDAITAMVGSQVAVSVEAIDMDKESYTKS; encoded by the coding sequence ATGCCGCATATGGTTATCAGCTATGCCAAACCTCTCGAAGCTGAAATGGAAATCAAGCCGCTTGTCGAGACGGTCTGGAATGTCGCAGAAAAGTCTGGCCTGTTTACGCCAGCCGCCATCAAGTCGCGCGCTTTGCCTGTCGAGCATTTTGTCACCGGTGGAAGCGACAAGCTCTTTGTTCATGTGGAAGCCAAGATGTTTGCTGGCCGCACCACCGAGCAGAAAAAGGCCCTGACCAAAAGCCTCTTTGATGCCATCACCGCCATGGTTGGTTCGCAAGTCGCCGTCAGTGTCGAGGCGATTGATATGGACAAGGAAAGCTACACCAAATCCTAG
- a CDS encoding DUF3592 domain-containing protein, translated as MSETVSCQKSSPCILSYFMLAISLGGFVYAGLGWMGLQEAQIPKAWKDAPGQILESRVEPQIETKANGSPREMFLPQVRYRYEVDGQFIIGNQISAHHPARTLRGVAETEIEDLRQGTNVTVHYNPENPQEAVLRKADTIGPIQALSAGLVIALTTLAIAVISFRRNRAESTSAQA; from the coding sequence ATGAGTGAAACTGTATCCTGTCAAAAATCTTCCCCCTGCATTCTGAGCTATTTCATGCTGGCCATTTCGCTCGGCGGCTTTGTTTATGCCGGGCTCGGTTGGATGGGCTTGCAGGAGGCACAGATCCCCAAAGCGTGGAAAGATGCCCCGGGCCAGATATTGGAGAGTCGCGTCGAACCGCAAATAGAAACCAAGGCCAATGGATCGCCGAGGGAAATGTTTCTGCCGCAGGTTCGCTATCGCTATGAGGTCGATGGGCAATTTATCATAGGGAACCAAATCAGCGCGCATCATCCGGCCCGCACCTTGCGCGGTGTCGCTGAAACGGAAATTGAGGATTTGCGGCAAGGCACCAATGTCACGGTGCATTATAACCCTGAAAATCCGCAAGAAGCAGTCTTGCGCAAGGCCGACACCATAGGCCCCATTCAGGCCCTTTCGGCCGGTCTGGTCATTGCCCTGACGACGCTGGCCATTGCGGTCATTTCATTTCGCCGAAACCGTGCAGAGAGCACAAGTGCTCAGGCCTGA
- the msrB gene encoding peptide-methionine (R)-S-oxide reductase MsrB — MTKELKKEEDWKKLLSDEQYRVMRQHGTERPGSSPLNFENRTGKYFCVACGNHLFTSDSKFDAGCGWPSFYQTAAAEAVSEHVDHSYFMKRTEIRCANCGSHLGHVFDDGPMPTGLRYCMNGVALQFEPEED, encoded by the coding sequence ATGACGAAAGAATTAAAGAAAGAAGAAGACTGGAAAAAACTACTTAGCGATGAACAATATCGCGTTATGAGACAGCATGGAACAGAGCGCCCCGGCTCGTCTCCGCTCAATTTCGAGAATAGGACAGGTAAATATTTCTGCGTTGCTTGCGGAAACCACCTATTTACATCCGATTCGAAGTTTGATGCCGGCTGCGGATGGCCCAGCTTTTACCAGACTGCCGCCGCGGAGGCGGTCAGCGAGCATGTCGATCACAGTTATTTTATGAAGAGAACCGAAATTCGCTGTGCAAATTGTGGTTCCCATCTCGGCCATGTGTTTGACGATGGCCCCATGCCCACCGGCCTTCGCTATTGCATGAATGGTGTCGCGCTGCAATTCGAGCCCGAAGAGGATTGA
- a CDS encoding putative monovalent cation/H+ antiporter subunit A, with amino-acid sequence MALEFGGGLNWALATPFAAAVVAPYLKRAMGHNVAWLLALVPAGIFVYLCRFIGTVATSGHGVHITPIDWLPQYGIQYSLFVDGLSLVFALLISGIGTLIILYSGGYLKGHADQGRFLSFMFLFMGSMIGVVLADNLMTLFIYWELTSITSFLLIGFNHREERSRRAALQALIVTGGGGLALLAGLLMMSHAGGSMEMSSLLTKGDLLRDNPHYIAILLLLLGGAFTKSAQFPFHYWLRNAMEAPTPVSAYLHSATMVKAGVYLLMRVQPIMGDTTLWMTILPIFGGVTLLMGTWMSLRQTDLKLTLAYTTIASLGLLVMLVGTSNETAITGAVVYLFAHALFKGGFFMIVGTIDHEAGTRDVTRLGGLRKAMPVSFYAAIACALSMGGIWPFIGFIAKEELYLGLLGTSLSALLLTLTAVLGNAMMFGAAFVVALKPFLGEKGNMPKHAHEGPVLLIAGPVTLASLGLLSMLFGDFVGAALLRPMADAVHGHHGHLLIGVGAVHLNFAFMLSLITVALGVGFYFRYEAIRSTRGVLIRFMGEGPDSFFDIFIAGLVRFSARTMRLLQSGNMEVYLAATFATIAVALLVPMVVFDELPDWPEIPNLFIYEWSTLGLAVVGLYALLVAKTRLTAIVSLGIQGFAVALIFLLFGAPDLSFTQFMVETLAVVIIALIMNRLSLKEHDKRPMPQLLTDASLSILVGLGFCLLLLSVTQGTFDRHLSDFFTDYSRVIAHGRNIVNVIIVDFRGFDTLGEIAVVTITALCVHTLTLGTGRSALQGKFLTSKTDRMDETTSGQKGAE; translated from the coding sequence ATGGCGTTGGAATTCGGTGGCGGTCTCAATTGGGCTTTGGCAACCCCCTTTGCTGCGGCAGTGGTGGCGCCCTATCTCAAAAGGGCCATGGGGCATAATGTTGCCTGGCTGCTCGCTTTGGTGCCCGCCGGGATTTTTGTCTATCTCTGCCGTTTCATTGGTACTGTTGCGACGAGTGGCCATGGCGTCCATATCACGCCGATCGACTGGTTGCCGCAATATGGCATTCAATATTCGCTCTTTGTCGATGGGCTGAGCTTGGTCTTTGCCTTGCTGATTTCCGGCATCGGTACGCTCATCATTCTCTATTCCGGTGGCTATCTGAAAGGGCATGCCGATCAGGGCCGTTTTCTCAGCTTCATGTTCCTGTTCATGGGATCCATGATCGGGGTCGTGCTGGCTGATAACCTGATGACCCTGTTCATCTATTGGGAACTGACATCGATCACCTCCTTCCTTCTGATTGGCTTCAATCACAGGGAGGAACGCTCTCGCCGTGCAGCGCTTCAGGCTCTGATCGTGACGGGCGGAGGCGGTCTTGCCCTGCTTGCCGGTCTTTTGATGATGTCCCACGCCGGTGGCAGCATGGAAATGAGCAGCTTGCTGACAAAAGGCGACCTTCTCAGAGACAATCCGCACTATATCGCCATTCTGCTTTTGCTGCTTGGTGGAGCATTCACCAAGTCTGCCCAGTTCCCGTTCCATTACTGGCTGCGCAATGCCATGGAGGCCCCGACGCCGGTTTCCGCCTATCTGCATTCGGCCACCATGGTTAAGGCCGGGGTCTATCTGTTGATGCGCGTGCAGCCTATTATGGGGGACACGACGCTCTGGATGACGATCCTGCCGATCTTTGGTGGCGTAACGCTGCTGATGGGAACATGGATGAGCCTGCGCCAGACCGACCTCAAGCTGACGCTGGCCTATACCACGATTGCCTCGCTGGGATTGCTGGTCATGCTGGTCGGCACTTCCAATGAAACGGCCATTACCGGCGCCGTTGTCTATCTGTTTGCCCATGCCCTGTTCAAGGGCGGCTTCTTCATGATTGTCGGCACCATCGACCATGAGGCCGGAACCCGTGATGTCACCCGCCTTGGCGGCTTGCGCAAGGCGATGCCGGTTTCTTTCTATGCGGCCATTGCCTGTGCCCTGTCCATGGGCGGGATCTGGCCCTTCATTGGCTTCATCGCCAAGGAAGAGCTTTATCTTGGCCTGCTTGGCACGTCTCTTTCCGCCTTGCTGTTGACGCTGACCGCCGTATTGGGCAATGCGATGATGTTCGGTGCCGCCTTCGTGGTCGCGCTGAAGCCGTTTCTTGGTGAAAAGGGCAATATGCCAAAACACGCCCATGAGGGGCCGGTGCTGCTGATCGCCGGTCCGGTAACGCTGGCAAGCCTTGGTTTGCTGTCGATGCTGTTTGGCGATTTCGTTGGCGCAGCACTCCTGCGCCCGATGGCCGATGCAGTCCATGGCCATCATGGTCATCTGTTAATCGGTGTCGGAGCTGTTCATCTCAACTTCGCCTTCATGCTGTCTCTGATCACCGTTGCTTTGGGTGTTGGCTTCTATTTCAGATATGAAGCGATCCGCTCCACCAGAGGTGTTCTGATCCGCTTCATGGGGGAGGGGCCAGACAGCTTCTTTGATATCTTCATTGCCGGGCTCGTCCGCTTCTCGGCCCGCACCATGCGCCTGCTGCAAAGCGGCAATATGGAAGTCTATCTGGCAGCGACCTTTGCGACCATCGCCGTAGCCCTGCTGGTGCCGATGGTGGTCTTTGACGAACTGCCCGACTGGCCCGAGATACCCAATCTCTTCATCTATGAATGGTCCACACTTGGATTGGCCGTGGTCGGGCTCTATGCCTTGCTCGTTGCCAAGACGCGCCTGACCGCTATCGTGTCGCTGGGCATTCAGGGCTTTGCGGTAGCGCTCATTTTTCTGCTGTTCGGTGCGCCGGATCTGAGCTTTACCCAATTCATGGTCGAAACGCTGGCCGTTGTCATCATTGCTCTGATCATGAACCGGCTCTCGCTCAAGGAACATGACAAGCGTCCGATGCCGCAATTGCTGACCGATGCAAGCCTGTCCATTCTGGTCGGGCTCGGCTTCTGCCTGCTGCTACTGTCTGTGACGCAAGGGACGTTTGATCGCCATCTCAGCGACTTCTTCACCGACTATAGCCGCGTGATTGCCCACGGGCGCAACATCGTCAATGTCATCATTGTCGACTTCCGCGGCTTTGATACGCTGGGTGAAATTGCCGTGGTCACGATCACTGCGCTCTGCGTGCATACATTGACATTGGGCACCGGGCGGTCTGCCCTTCAGGGCAAATTCCTTACAAGCAAGACCGACCGCATGGATGAAACGACCTCCGGTCAGAAAGGAGCCGAGTGA
- a CDS encoding Na(+)/H(+) antiporter subunit B, whose amino-acid sequence MQTLIFRTTAPFLAALMILFSIFVTLRGHNDPGGGFIGGLIAASAFMMYGIAAGVEYVRRALYFHPISLAAFGLMLSAGSGILSIFEAQPFMTSQWTFPTIMGVEVAISTPMFFDIGVYFVVMGALTSIALKLEEE is encoded by the coding sequence ATGCAAACTCTGATTTTCAGGACAACGGCCCCGTTCCTTGCGGCCCTGATGATCCTTTTTTCCATCTTCGTGACCTTGCGCGGCCATAACGATCCGGGCGGTGGCTTCATCGGCGGGCTGATCGCAGCCTCGGCTTTCATGATGTATGGTATCGCCGCTGGCGTGGAATATGTCCGCAGGGCGCTGTATTTCCATCCGATTTCACTGGCTGCCTTCGGCCTGATGCTTTCTGCTGGCTCCGGCATTCTTTCTATATTCGAAGCTCAGCCCTTCATGACCAGTCAATGGACTTTCCCCACCATCATGGGGGTCGAAGTGGCGATCTCCACGCCGATGTTCTTCGATATCGGTGTGTATTTCGTGGTCATGGGTGCCCTGACGTCAATCGCTCTGAAACTGGAAGAGGAATAA
- a CDS encoding Na+/H+ antiporter subunit C, with protein sequence MEGVLSILVGIFFAVSIYLMMSRYTIRIMLGVAALGNAVNLLIFTAGRLMREVPPIIPEGASVPEIPTANPLPQALILTAIVISFSFLAFLLVLAYRAYQELGTDDIVKMRVAEPADEDLPPVSY encoded by the coding sequence ATGGAAGGAGTTCTTTCTATTCTCGTTGGCATCTTCTTCGCCGTCTCTATCTATCTGATGATGTCGCGCTATACCATCCGCATCATGCTTGGGGTGGCAGCGCTGGGCAACGCCGTCAATCTGCTGATATTCACCGCAGGTCGCTTGATGCGCGAGGTGCCGCCGATCATTCCCGAAGGCGCATCGGTGCCCGAGATCCCGACGGCAAACCCTCTGCCGCAGGCTCTGATTCTGACGGCAATCGTGATTTCATTCTCGTTTCTGGCCTTTCTCCTCGTGCTTGCCTATCGGGCCTATCAGGAGTTGGGAACCGACGACATCGTAAAAATGCGTGTCGCGGAACCGGCAGATGAAGATCTGCCTCCTGTCAGCTATTAA
- a CDS encoding Na+/H+ antiporter subunit D, which translates to MAGNADHAIDFGAGMLMTPTSAADWLIVAPSLITIVGGASLVMLRYQTKWHGYLACLYLAALVVINAILLSRVMEGGPLTMTMGRWLPPFGITLVVDALGALMALISAIVALAVCIYSLADISVTSRRFGFYPSLLWMMAGITGSFLTGDIFNLYVWFEVMLISSFGLLIVDGERIQMDGAMKYAVLNLMATTLFLVTTGYLYGAVGTLNMADIAMRLREMPQGAAPMGTIATLYLLAFSMKAAAFPVNFWLPASYHTPKIVVSAIFAGLLTKVGVYALIRTLVMVMPEGRDLLSDLIAWIAALTMIVGALGALAQNDVRRSFGFLVVGGIGSSMVGVAVGTESAITGAILYAVNSILVMTALYLAFGILMRKNGGKYNLAELGGGYRASSWLSILFLALVFAASGLPPFSGFWPKMVLVESSLKEGYGWLAFALLLSGFITTIAMGRIWTHAFWRGGPIGTQDGRDGAPLHQLSEIVRQRVFVPVLALVALIVYIGINPAPVYSVSQYGAATLLQPDEYFDAVFGPVREQEQARAAEKAGQQTNTGSAEMPHAAEKPEGAH; encoded by the coding sequence ATGGCTGGAAATGCTGATCATGCGATAGACTTTGGGGCAGGCATGCTGATGACGCCGACCTCAGCCGCCGACTGGCTGATCGTGGCGCCGTCCCTGATCACGATTGTCGGTGGTGCCTCGCTGGTGATGTTGCGCTATCAGACCAAATGGCATGGCTATCTTGCCTGTCTGTATCTGGCGGCTCTGGTTGTCATCAATGCAATTCTGCTCTCGCGGGTGATGGAAGGTGGTCCCCTGACCATGACCATGGGCCGCTGGCTGCCGCCCTTTGGCATCACGCTGGTGGTTGATGCGCTCGGTGCGCTGATGGCGCTGATATCCGCTATCGTGGCGCTGGCGGTCTGCATCTATTCACTGGCCGATATATCTGTGACATCCCGTCGCTTCGGCTTCTATCCCTCGCTGCTGTGGATGATGGCGGGGATCACGGGCTCATTCCTGACTGGTGACATCTTCAACCTCTATGTCTGGTTTGAGGTGATGCTGATTTCATCCTTCGGCCTTCTCATCGTTGATGGTGAACGCATCCAGATGGACGGCGCGATGAAATATGCCGTTCTCAACCTGATGGCGACGACGCTTTTCCTCGTCACCACAGGCTATCTGTATGGTGCGGTCGGTACGCTGAACATGGCTGATATTGCCATGCGCCTGCGCGAAATGCCTCAGGGAGCTGCGCCGATGGGCACCATCGCAACGCTCTATCTGTTGGCATTCTCTATGAAAGCTGCGGCTTTCCCGGTCAATTTCTGGCTTCCCGCCTCCTATCATACGCCCAAGATTGTGGTGTCCGCCATTTTCGCCGGACTGCTAACCAAGGTTGGCGTTTACGCCCTCATTCGCACGCTGGTGATGGTGATGCCGGAAGGGCGCGACCTGTTGAGCGACCTGATTGCATGGATCGCAGCGCTCACCATGATCGTTGGTGCCCTTGGCGCTCTGGCCCAGAATGATGTGCGTCGTTCATTCGGCTTTCTGGTGGTTGGTGGCATTGGGTCTTCCATGGTTGGTGTCGCCGTTGGAACGGAAAGTGCCATCACGGGAGCCATTCTGTATGCGGTCAATTCCATATTGGTGATGACCGCCCTTTATCTGGCCTTCGGTATCCTGATGCGCAAAAATGGCGGCAAGTATAATCTTGCCGAGCTTGGTGGTGGCTACAGGGCCTCCAGCTGGCTTTCCATCCTGTTTCTTGCGCTGGTCTTTGCCGCCTCCGGGCTGCCACCATTCTCCGGCTTCTGGCCCAAGATGGTGCTGGTGGAATCCAGCCTCAAGGAAGGCTATGGCTGGCTCGCCTTTGCGCTTTTGCTCTCCGGCTTCATCACCACCATCGCCATGGGGCGCATCTGGACCCACGCCTTCTGGCGCGGCGGCCCGATCGGTACGCAGGATGGGCGAGACGGTGCGCCGCTGCACCAATTGTCCGAGATTGTGCGCCAGCGTGTCTTTGTGCCGGTTCTCGCACTTGTGGCGCTGATCGTCTATATCGGGATCAACCCCGCTCCGGTCTACTCTGTTTCACAATATGGTGCGGCAACGCTGCTTCAACCGGATGAATATTTCGATGCAGTCTTCGGACCGGTGCGCGAGCAGGAACAGGCGCGCGCCGCAGAGAAGGCGGGGCAGCAAACAAATACCGGCAGCGCCGAAATGCCGCATGCCGCTGAGAAACCGGAAGGAGCGCACTGA
- a CDS encoding Na+/H+ antiporter subunit E, with the protein MKYLFLINVLLAIIWAAVGGTFTVPNLLFGFALGTIVLFIIREKAGTLRYFQRVKRIVALLFLFIFELIKSAAKVAILAVCPNIKLKPGFFAYELKTDRDLEITILANLITLTPGTLSVDVSDDKKYLYIHAITIDDLEDMREDIETGFERKIMEAFR; encoded by the coding sequence ATGAAATATCTTTTTCTGATCAACGTTCTTCTCGCCATCATCTGGGCCGCTGTTGGCGGCACCTTCACGGTGCCCAACCTGCTGTTCGGCTTTGCGCTTGGCACCATCGTGCTGTTCATCATCAGGGAGAAAGCAGGTACGTTGCGCTATTTTCAGCGCGTCAAACGGATTGTCGCGCTGTTGTTCCTGTTTATCTTCGAGCTGATCAAGTCAGCTGCCAAAGTGGCCATTCTTGCCGTTTGCCCCAATATCAAGCTCAAACCCGGCTTTTTTGCCTATGAGCTGAAAACGGATCGGGATCTGGAAATCACCATTCTGGCAAATCTCATCACGCTGACACCGGGGACCTTGTCCGTCGATGTGTCCGACGACAAGAAATATCTCTATATTCACGCCATTACCATCGATGATCTGGAAGATATGCGTGAAGACATCGAAACCGGCTTTGAACGCAAGATCATGGAGGCCTTCCGCTGA
- a CDS encoding cation:proton antiporter, with amino-acid sequence MNIYSFLDVAVLLTLMILSLSFLFTAYRIIKGPTLGDRIIGLDMLVAVGIGFIAVIGVKTDFYLYTDIAIALGLVGFLSTLAFARFILHHGDSSEFFDEEEKARAEADAQKALEGLK; translated from the coding sequence ATGAACATATATTCCTTTCTGGATGTCGCCGTCTTGCTGACATTGATGATTCTGTCGCTGTCCTTCCTTTTTACGGCCTATCGCATCATCAAGGGGCCAACATTGGGAGACCGCATCATCGGCCTTGATATGCTGGTGGCGGTCGGGATCGGTTTCATCGCGGTGATCGGCGTGAAAACGGATTTCTATCTCTACACGGATATCGCGATTGCGCTTGGACTGGTGGGCTTCCTGTCAACTCTGGCTTTTGCCCGCTTCATACTCCATCACGGTGACAGTTCTGAGTTTTTTGATGAGGAAGAAAAGGCCAGAGCAGAGGCTGATGCCCAGAAGGCACTGGAGGGACTGAAATGA
- the mnhG gene encoding monovalent cation/H(+) antiporter subunit G yields the protein MIGMTLTMISDVFVGLLLLLGAVFVLTASIGMLRFPDVYTRMHSASKAGTLGSGIALLALALHSAEFDVFSRAIAGIIFFLLTTPVTAHLVAKAAYSTGTKPWKGTVIDEYAESMEKNSKNK from the coding sequence ATGATCGGTATGACCCTAACAATGATTTCAGATGTGTTTGTTGGGCTTTTGCTCTTGCTTGGAGCGGTTTTTGTGCTTACAGCTTCCATCGGAATGCTTCGCTTTCCAGATGTCTATACCCGGATGCATTCTGCCTCCAAGGCCGGAACGCTGGGATCGGGCATCGCTCTTCTTGCATTGGCGCTGCATTCGGCTGAATTTGATGTCTTCTCCCGCGCTATTGCGGGTATTATCTTCTTCCTGTTGACCACGCCGGTCACAGCCCATCTGGTTGCAAAAGCTGCTTACTCTACCGGAACAAAACCCTGGAAAGGTACAGTAATTGACGAATATGCGGAAAGTATGGAAAAGAATTCGAAAAATAAGTGA
- a CDS encoding MucR family transcriptional regulator, whose translation MSENTENNVLIELTADIVSAYVSNNAVPVNDLSGLIGDIYKALEDTRTPVSEEVVEAPKPAVSVKKSITSDYIICLEDGKKFKSLKRHLRTHYNLSPEEYREKWGLPADYPMVAPSYAEARSSLAKKMGLGQQRRKK comes from the coding sequence ATGTCAGAAAACACAGAAAACAACGTACTGATTGAGCTTACCGCTGATATCGTTTCCGCTTATGTTAGCAACAATGCCGTGCCTGTAAATGATCTTTCAGGCCTCATCGGCGATATCTACAAGGCTTTGGAAGATACCAGAACTCCTGTCTCTGAAGAAGTCGTAGAAGCTCCGAAACCAGCAGTCTCGGTCAAGAAATCGATCACATCAGACTATATTATCTGTCTGGAAGATGGGAAGAAATTCAAATCGCTTAAGCGCCATCTGCGGACCCATTACAATCTCTCGCCTGAAGAATATCGCGAGAAATGGGGCCTGCCAGCCGATTATCCGATGGTTGCGCCAAGCTATGCTGAAGCTCGTTCCAGCCTTGCCAAGAAAATGGGTCTGGGCCAGCAGCGCCGCAAAAAATAA
- a CDS encoding DUF6477 family protein yields the protein MRELAENISMTATMHRPRQAGRSGYFALGEAGQRHRTNQLFKMKDDPAHAKDGQPQPSQLLQSPAFLREMIRCGERDYERMRDLPGLLHIFPSELQRMERDDAAIIVKKLSAALRAERRRGRSGHYRYSLQRHIGLMQALAAEKSRSAQLSHCPAWKRTRQARCK from the coding sequence ATGCGCGAACTGGCGGAGAATATATCCATGACAGCGACCATGCATCGGCCGAGACAGGCCGGGCGCTCGGGGTATTTCGCGTTAGGCGAAGCTGGGCAGCGCCACAGAACCAATCAGCTTTTCAAAATGAAGGATGATCCTGCACATGCAAAGGATGGTCAGCCACAGCCATCACAGCTGTTGCAGAGCCCGGCATTTTTGCGCGAAATGATACGCTGCGGGGAAAGAGACTATGAACGCATGCGGGACTTGCCCGGCCTGCTTCACATCTTCCCCTCGGAATTGCAAAGAATGGAACGAGATGATGCGGCAATCATCGTCAAAAAGCTGTCTGCGGCGTTACGCGCGGAAAGGCGTCGGGGACGCTCGGGACATTACCGTTATTCCTTGCAGCGTCATATAGGCCTTATGCAGGCTCTGGCAGCCGAGAAAAGCAGATCAGCGCAACTCTCTCATTGCCCAGCATGGAAAAGAACACGACAAGCAAGATGCAAGTGA
- a CDS encoding helix-turn-helix domain-containing protein, with protein sequence METAEIIERDGACHLAWAGNKAPHVVMQNDLNALALVDELVSRTYRLPRSALHAGTRCRKSVAFARQVAMYLCHVCLSYPLKDIAEYYQRDRTTVAYACRVVEDRREEEETELLINSLESALETMMLVTPLTRMRAR encoded by the coding sequence ATGGAAACTGCTGAAATTATTGAAAGAGATGGGGCCTGCCACCTAGCCTGGGCGGGAAATAAAGCGCCACATGTGGTGATGCAAAATGATTTGAATGCTCTCGCACTGGTTGATGAATTGGTGTCTCGAACATATAGGCTGCCGCGCAGCGCATTGCATGCAGGAACCCGTTGCAGAAAGAGCGTTGCCTTTGCCCGTCAGGTCGCAATGTATTTGTGCCATGTTTGCCTGAGCTACCCATTGAAAGACATTGCCGAATATTATCAGAGGGATCGGACCACCGTCGCTTATGCCTGCCGGGTCGTGGAGGATCGTCGCGAGGAAGAAGAAACCGAATTGTTGATCAACAGCCTCGAAAGCGCATTGGAAACAATGATGCTGGTTACGCCGCTAACCCGAATGAGGGCAAGATGA
- a CDS encoding DUF6456 domain-containing protein, which translates to MKNENGNPSNPDEQGPDIDETLLAVARSAGKSLDRWPASHIRELIQRGWLRQEGERLMLTTSGKGRLRRSRLEEEAIRISSCDHPLRARQGARVSKAKHTYDAPQGEASPLQQLAKRKKSDGKPYLGASEVEAGERLYRDFERGQLVRALGINWQRLGQREGAISKNARGSRAREGHSEAALDAQDRFRAAIKYVGEEFADPLIDFCCFLKGLEELERTRSWPARSAKLVMSLALKRLARYYGLSNVANGPEKNSMRHWGTEDYRPDFSSS; encoded by the coding sequence ATGAAGAACGAGAATGGAAATCCCTCAAATCCTGACGAGCAGGGACCAGACATTGATGAGACGCTATTGGCAGTTGCCAGATCCGCAGGCAAGAGCTTGGATCGTTGGCCGGCTTCTCATATTCGCGAACTCATTCAGCGTGGCTGGCTTCGCCAAGAAGGGGAGCGGCTGATGCTGACAACCAGCGGAAAGGGCAGATTGCGGCGTTCCAGACTGGAAGAGGAAGCCATCCGTATATCTTCTTGTGATCATCCATTACGGGCAAGGCAAGGTGCGCGCGTGTCGAAAGCGAAACACACATATGATGCGCCACAAGGAGAAGCAAGCCCTTTGCAGCAACTGGCAAAACGCAAGAAAAGTGACGGCAAGCCCTATCTGGGAGCAAGCGAGGTTGAAGCCGGAGAAAGGCTCTATCGCGATTTCGAAAGGGGCCAATTGGTCCGCGCGCTAGGCATAAACTGGCAGCGTCTTGGGCAACGCGAAGGTGCCATTTCAAAAAATGCCAGAGGTTCAAGGGCCAGGGAAGGGCATAGTGAAGCGGCACTTGATGCACAGGATCGGTTCCGCGCCGCAATCAAATATGTCGGCGAAGAATTCGCCGATCCATTGATTGACTTCTGTTGTTTCCTGAAAGGACTGGAGGAGTTGGAGCGGACGCGAAGCTGGCCGGCACGATCAGCAAAGCTGGTCATGTCGCTGGCGCTGAAAAGGCTGGCTCGATATTATGGTTTGTCCAATGTCGCCAATGGTCCGGAAAAAAATTCCATGCGCCATTGGGGTACGGAAGACTATCGGCCAGATTTCTCCTCTTCGTAA
- a CDS encoding SufE family protein gives MPLTIDEIIENFSFIDDWEERYRYVIELGRELEELPADAMNAQNKVEGCVSQVWLTTEVSGDSDNPVLTFKGDSDAHIVKGLVAVALATFSGKAAKEILATDADAIFDQIGLRDHLTPQRSNGLSAMIGRIKADARKALDQA, from the coding sequence ATGCCTTTGACCATTGATGAAATCATCGAGAATTTTTCCTTTATTGACGACTGGGAAGAGCGTTACCGCTATGTCATTGAACTTGGGCGCGAGCTGGAAGAGCTGCCCGCCGACGCGATGAATGCGCAAAACAAGGTCGAAGGTTGCGTTTCTCAAGTCTGGCTCACGACTGAAGTCAGCGGAGACAGCGATAACCCGGTCCTCACCTTCAAGGGTGATAGTGATGCTCATATCGTCAAGGGGCTGGTGGCCGTCGCACTGGCAACCTTTTCGGGCAAAGCGGCCAAAGAGATTCTCGCGACAGATGCAGATGCCATTTTTGACCAGATCGGCCTGCGGGACCATTTGACGCCTCAGCGTTCAAACGGTTTGTCCGCAATGATCGGCCGCATCAAGGCAGATGCCCGCAAAGCTTTGGATCAAGCCTGA
- a CDS encoding DUF5330 domain-containing protein, whose protein sequence is MSTTEALVAAQATLKDFTSFCSRQPDVCAAGEVAIDNFSAKARYGAKQLYLYLDRDSDGSAPQENAIQESTPADEKLAMNDPTVSQLQQERQVLAEIVRSAE, encoded by the coding sequence TTGTCGACCACAGAAGCTCTGGTTGCAGCGCAGGCAACATTGAAGGATTTCACTTCATTCTGCTCGCGACAGCCAGATGTTTGCGCTGCGGGAGAAGTTGCGATCGACAATTTTTCGGCAAAAGCCCGCTACGGCGCAAAGCAGCTTTATCTTTATCTCGATAGAGACAGCGACGGCTCCGCGCCACAGGAAAACGCCATTCAGGAAAGCACACCTGCTGATGAAAAGCTGGCCATGAATGACCCCACGGTCAGCCAACTGCAGCAGGAACGTCAGGTCTTGGCAGAGATCGTCCGCAGTGCGGAATGA